Proteins from a genomic interval of Helicobacter pylori Shi112:
- a CDS encoding septal ring lytic transglycosylase RlpA family protein has protein sequence MGLALERVYFLGVIFLISACAVKREGVKNLSYKHESLRAYENAKDYDPTTKKATYKRNFFERHFKHHSNSQDNNTKDQPLDNGMRDSSAIQRATMRPYQVGNKWYYPTKVDLGEKFDGIASWYGPNFHAKKTSNGEIYNMYAHTAAHKTLPMNTVVKVINVENHLSTIVRINDRGPFVSDRIIDLSNAAARDIDMVRKGTASVRLIVLGFGGVISKQYEQSFNANYSKILHKEFKVGESEKSVSGGKFSLQMGAFRNQIGAQTLADKLQAENPNYSVKVAFKDDLYKVLVQGFQSEEEARDFMKKYNQNAVLTRE, from the coding sequence ATGGGTTTGGCGTTGGAAAGAGTTTATTTTTTAGGCGTTATTTTTTTGATTAGCGCTTGTGCGGTTAAAAGAGAGGGGGTAAAGAATTTGTCTTACAAGCATGAAAGCTTGCGCGCTTATGAAAACGCTAAAGACTACGATCCGACAACCAAAAAAGCCACCTATAAACGCAACTTTTTTGAACGCCATTTCAAACACCACTCCAATTCGCAAGATAACAACACAAAAGATCAGCCGCTAGATAACGGCATGCGCGATTCTAGCGCGATCCAAAGAGCCACCATGCGCCCTTATCAAGTGGGGAACAAGTGGTATTACCCCACTAAAGTGGATTTGGGCGAAAAATTTGATGGCATTGCGAGCTGGTATGGCCCCAATTTCCATGCCAAAAAAACCAGTAATGGGGAAATTTATAACATGTATGCCCACACCGCCGCGCACAAGACTTTACCCATGAACACCGTGGTGAAAGTCATCAATGTTGAAAACCATTTAAGCACCATTGTGCGCATCAACGATAGAGGGCCTTTTGTGAGCGATCGCATCATTGATTTGTCTAATGCGGCCGCTAGGGATATTGATATGGTTAGAAAAGGCACAGCTAGCGTGCGTCTTATTGTTTTGGGTTTTGGTGGGGTTATCTCTAAGCAATACGAACAATCCTTTAACGCTAACTATTCAAAGATCTTACACAAGGAATTTAAAGTCGGCGAGAGCGAAAAAAGCGTGAGCGGAGGGAAATTTTCTTTGCAAATGGGGGCTTTTAGAAACCAAATAGGCGCTCAAACTTTAGCGGATAAATTGCAAGCAGAAAATCCAAATTACAGCGTTAAGGTCGCTTTTAAAGACGATTTGTATAAAGTTTTAGTTCAAGGGTTTCAAAGCGAAGAAGAGGCTAGGGATTTTATGAAAAAATATAACCAGAATGCGGTTTTAACCAGAGAATGA
- the mrdA gene encoding penicillin-binding protein 2 — protein MKNLRYKLLLFVFIGFWGLLVLNLFILSVKNQEYYEKLAERNMTKKEFLVPTRGNITDRNHEFLATNELVFGVFLPSGLKQKELLEKIEIIQKFFPNFSKETLLNNYQKENSLYNHNLIKVVGFIPYTAMQPLYTKLIQTQGIFALPLDKRYYPNNALASHVLGYVGVASLQDLKDDEENQYSQIVGKTGVEKEYNKLLQGKVGYKIMRVNALNQELATLEVVPPSTNNHLQLSLDKRLQKEADKLFENKRGAILVMDAENGELLVAGSYPEYNLNDFVGGISQDKWQKLQDDIYNPLLNRFANALYPPGSVVKMGVGLSFLENLNITENTTIPTPPFIEVGKRKFRDWKKTGHGNSNLYKAIRESVDVYFYKFGLEISIEKLSKTLREVGFGEKTGVDLPNEFVGIVPDNLWKLKRFNQDWRVGDTLITAIGQGSFLATPLQVLAYTGLIATGKLATPHFAINNKQPLKDPLNSFQKKKLQALRVGMYEVCNHKDGTAYHSTRGSKVTLACKTGTAQVVEIAQNIVNRMKEKNMEYFHRSHAWITAFLPYEKPKYAITILVEHGEGGSKLGGLLVEMSNKLYELGYLNQL, from the coding sequence ATGAAAAATCTTCGCTATAAGCTTTTGCTCTTTGTTTTTATAGGGTTTTGGGGGTTATTGGTTTTAAATTTATTTATTTTAAGCGTTAAAAATCAAGAATACTATGAAAAACTGGCTGAACGAAACATGACTAAAAAGGAATTTCTAGTCCCTACAAGGGGTAATATTACAGACAGAAACCATGAGTTTTTAGCCACTAATGAATTGGTGTTTGGCGTGTTTTTGCCTAGCGGATTGAAACAAAAAGAACTTTTAGAAAAAATTGAAATCATCCAAAAGTTTTTCCCTAACTTTTCCAAAGAAACGCTTTTAAACAATTACCAAAAAGAAAATTCGCTTTATAACCATAACCTCATTAAAGTGGTTGGCTTCATCCCTTATACCGCCATGCAACCTCTTTATACCAAGCTCATCCAAACTCAAGGCATTTTTGCGCTTCCCTTAGACAAGCGCTACTACCCTAATAACGCTTTAGCTTCGCATGTTTTAGGCTATGTGGGGGTGGCAAGCTTGCAAGATTTGAAAGACGATGAAGAGAATCAATACAGCCAGATTGTGGGCAAAACCGGCGTTGAAAAAGAATACAACAAGCTCTTACAAGGCAAGGTGGGCTATAAAATCATGCGCGTCAATGCGCTCAATCAAGAATTAGCCACCTTAGAAGTAGTGCCACCAAGCACCAACAACCACTTGCAATTGAGTTTAGACAAACGCTTGCAAAAAGAAGCGGACAAGCTCTTTGAAAATAAAAGGGGGGCTATTTTAGTGATGGATGCAGAAAATGGGGAATTGCTCGTTGCAGGAAGTTACCCTGAATACAATTTGAACGATTTTGTAGGCGGGATCAGTCAAGACAAATGGCAAAAACTTCAAGATGATATTTATAACCCCCTACTAAACCGCTTCGCTAACGCCTTGTACCCGCCGGGATCTGTGGTTAAAATGGGCGTGGGCTTGAGCTTTTTAGAAAACCTTAATATCACAGAAAACACCACCATACCCACCCCACCTTTTATTGAAGTGGGCAAGCGCAAATTCAGAGACTGGAAAAAAACAGGGCATGGCAATTCTAATTTGTATAAAGCCATTAGGGAGTCCGTGGATGTGTATTTTTATAAGTTTGGGCTTGAAATTTCTATAGAAAAACTCTCTAAAACCTTAAGGGAAGTGGGCTTTGGGGAAAAAACGGGCGTTGATTTGCCGAATGAATTTGTGGGGATTGTGCCGGATAATTTGTGGAAACTCAAACGCTTCAATCAAGATTGGCGCGTTGGGGACACGCTCATTACCGCTATTGGGCAAGGCTCTTTTTTAGCCACGCCCTTGCAGGTTTTAGCCTACACGGGACTCATTGCTACGGGCAAACTGGCAACGCCTCATTTCGCTATCAACAACAAACAACCGCTCAAAGATCCCCTAAACAGCTTTCAAAAAAAGAAGCTCCAAGCCTTGAGAGTGGGCATGTATGAAGTGTGCAACCATAAAGACGGCACCGCTTATCATTCCACGAGGGGTTCTAAGGTTACTTTAGCATGCAAAACCGGCACCGCGCAAGTCGTGGAAATCGCTCAAAACATCGTCAATCGCATGAAAGAAAAGAATATGGAATATTTCCATCGATCCCATGCGTGGATTACCGCCTTTTTGCCCTATGAAAAACCCAAATACGCTATCACCATTTTAGTAGAACATGGGGAAGGGGGTTCAAAACTAGGGGGCTTGTTAGTTGAAATGAGCAACAAACTCTATGAGCTTGGCTATCTTAACCAATTGTAA
- a CDS encoding TatD family hydrolase has translation MFIDTHCHLDHKDYENDLEEVLKESLEKGVTQCVIPGADMKDLKRAIEISEKFEGVFFAIGAHPYDVESFDERLFEKFVGHQKCVAIGECGLDYYRLPALNERENYKNKQKEIFTKQIEFSIQHNKPLIIHIREASFDSLNILKSYPKAFGVLHCFSADNMLLELSDRFYYGIGGVSTFKNAKRLVEILPKIPKNRLLLETDSPYLTPHPFRGTRNSPIYIPLIAQKIAEIINIEIAELASLSTHNAQTLFNFP, from the coding sequence ATGTTTATTGATACGCATTGCCATTTGGATCACAAGGACTATGAAAACGATTTAGAAGAAGTGTTAAAAGAAAGCCTAGAAAAAGGCGTGACTCAATGCGTGATTCCGGGTGCAGACATGAAGGATTTGAAGAGAGCGATAGAAATTAGCGAAAAATTTGAAGGCGTGTTTTTTGCCATAGGCGCTCACCCTTATGATGTGGAAAGCTTTGATGAACGCTTGTTTGAAAAGTTTGTTGGGCATCAAAAGTGCGTAGCGATAGGCGAATGCGGACTGGATTACTACCGCTTGCCTGCATTGAATGAAAGAGAAAATTATAAAAACAAACAAAAAGAAATTTTTACCAAACAGATTGAATTTTCCATCCAACACAACAAGCCCTTGATTATCCACATCAGAGAGGCGAGTTTTGATAGTTTGAATATTTTAAAAAGCTATCCTAAGGCTTTTGGGGTGTTGCATTGCTTTAGTGCTGATAACATGCTTTTAGAATTAAGCGATCGTTTTTACTATGGGATAGGAGGGGTTAGCACTTTTAAAAACGCTAAAAGACTGGTAGAGATCCTCCCTAAAATCCCTAAAAACAGGCTTCTTTTAGAAACGGATTCGCCCTATTTGACCCCACACCCTTTTAGAGGCACCAGAAATAGCCCTATATATATCCCTTTAATCGCTCAAAAAATTGCCGAAATCATCAACATAGAGATTGCAGAGCTCGCTTCTTTAAGCACGCATAACGCCCAAACGCTCTTTAATTTCCCCTAA
- a CDS encoding KdsC family phosphatase encodes MIKLLLLDVDGTLTDGSLYFDENFHEMKAFNVKDGLGMTLWQKLGKKIAIITGRTSIMVKKRMESLGVQFVFMGVENKGVVVERLKKDLQLSVQEIACVGDDYNDLGMFKACALSFAPFDAHPLLKSKAYKVLQNSGGKGAVREAIDYLLTLEGLQDEALKLYL; translated from the coding sequence ATGATTAAGTTATTGCTTTTAGATGTGGATGGCACGCTCACAGACGGGTCGTTGTATTTTGATGAAAATTTTCACGAGATGAAGGCTTTTAATGTCAAAGACGGGCTTGGCATGACGCTATGGCAAAAATTAGGCAAAAAAATCGCTATCATTACAGGAAGAACTTCAATAATGGTCAAAAAACGCATGGAGAGTTTGGGCGTTCAGTTTGTTTTTATGGGCGTTGAAAATAAAGGCGTGGTTGTGGAGCGGCTCAAAAAAGACTTGCAATTAAGCGTGCAAGAAATCGCATGCGTAGGCGATGATTATAACGATTTAGGCATGTTTAAGGCATGCGCTTTGAGTTTCGCTCCTTTTGATGCGCACCCCTTACTTAAAAGCAAGGCCTATAAAGTGTTGCAAAATTCAGGGGGTAAGGGGGCTGTTAGGGAAGCGATTGATTATCTTTTAACATTAGAAGGCTTGCAAGATGAAGCGCTCAAACTTTACCTCTAA
- a CDS encoding FlhB-like flagellar biosynthesis protein, with protein sequence MNKTIKAAALAYNMGQDHAPKVIASGVGEVAKRIIQKAKEYDIALFSNPMLVDSLLKVELDCTIPEELYESVVQVFLWLNSVENNAQMSG encoded by the coding sequence ATGAATAAAACCATAAAAGCCGCCGCTCTAGCCTATAACATGGGGCAAGATCATGCCCCAAAAGTGATCGCAAGCGGGGTGGGTGAAGTGGCTAAAAGGATCATTCAAAAAGCTAAAGAATACGATATAGCGCTCTTTTCTAACCCCATGCTGGTGGATTCGCTTTTAAAGGTGGAATTAGACTGCACGATACCTGAAGAATTGTATGAAAGCGTGGTGCAAGTGTTTTTGTGGCTCAATAGCGTGGAAAATAACGCGCAAATGTCTGGGTGA
- the lptA gene encoding lipopolysaccharide transport periplasmic protein LptA — MRWWCVLVCCFGILSVMDAQKTDGKGLKKERELLEITGNQFVANDKTKTAVIQGNVQIKKGKDRLFADKVSVFLNDKRKPERYEATGNTHFNIFTEDNREISGSADKLIYNALNGEYKLLQNAVVREVGKSNVITGDEIILNKAKGYADVLGSAKRPAKFVFDMEDINEENRKAKLKKKGAKEKP; from the coding sequence ATGCGTTGGTGGTGTGTCCTTGTGTGTTGTTTTGGTATTTTAAGCGTGATGGACGCTCAAAAAACAGATGGCAAAGGTTTGAAAAAAGAAAGAGAACTTTTAGAAATTACTGGCAACCAATTTGTAGCGAACGACAAAACCAAAACCGCCGTTATTCAAGGTAATGTGCAGATCAAAAAAGGTAAAGACCGGTTGTTTGCGGATAAGGTGAGCGTGTTTTTAAACGATAAACGAAAGCCAGAGCGCTATGAAGCCACAGGGAACACGCATTTTAACATCTTTACAGAGGATAATCGTGAAATCAGCGGGAGCGCTGACAAGCTCATTTATAACGCGCTGAATGGGGAATACAAATTATTGCAAAATGCGGTGGTTAGAGAAGTGGGGAAATCTAATGTTATTACCGGTGATGAAATCATTTTAAACAAAGCTAAGGGTTATGCTGATGTGTTGGGGAGCGCGAAACGGCCCGCTAAATTTGTGTTTGATATGGAAGATATTAATGAAGAAAATCGTAAGGCTAAATTGAAGAAGAAAGGCGCTAAGGAAAAGCCATGA
- a CDS encoding methionine ABC transporter ATP-binding protein translates to MVVELKNIEKIYENGFHALKGVNLELKKGDILGVIGYSGAGKSTLIRLINCLERPSSGEVLVNGVNLLKLKPKELQKARQKIGMIFQHFNLLSAKNVFENVAFALEIARWEKTKIQSRVHELLELVGLEDKMHFYPKQLSGGQKQRVAIARSLANCPDLLLCDEATSALDSKTTHSILTLLNGIQKKLNLSVVFITHQIEVVKELCNQMCVISNGEIVESGSVEEIFANPKHAVTKELLGIKNEHGDQRSQDIYRIVFLGEHLDEPIISNLIKRFKIDVSIISGNIEELTTKDIGYLVVRFLGSTTETQRALEYLNALGLQVEKLKD, encoded by the coding sequence ATGGTAGTAGAATTAAAAAACATTGAAAAGATTTATGAAAACGGGTTTCATGCTCTAAAAGGCGTGAATTTGGAATTAAAAAAAGGCGATATTTTAGGCGTGATAGGCTATTCAGGGGCGGGGAAATCCACGCTCATTCGCCTAATCAATTGCTTGGAGCGCCCCAGTTCTGGCGAGGTTTTAGTCAATGGGGTCAATCTGTTAAAATTAAAGCCTAAAGAATTGCAAAAAGCGCGCCAAAAAATAGGCATGATTTTCCAGCATTTCAATTTATTGAGCGCTAAAAATGTGTTTGAAAATGTCGCTTTCGCTCTAGAAATCGCGCGATGGGAAAAAACCAAGATCCAATCAAGGGTGCATGAATTATTGGAATTGGTGGGGCTAGAAGATAAAATGCATTTTTATCCTAAACAGCTCAGCGGTGGGCAAAAACAACGAGTAGCGATCGCTAGGAGTTTGGCGAATTGCCCTGATTTGTTGCTTTGCGATGAAGCCACATCCGCTTTGGATTCTAAAACCACGCATTCTATTTTAACGCTTTTAAACGGCATTCAAAAAAAGCTTAATTTGAGCGTCGTTTTCATCACGCACCAGATTGAAGTGGTTAAAGAATTGTGCAATCAAATGTGCGTGATCAGCAACGGCGAAATTGTAGAAAGTGGCTCGGTAGAAGAAATTTTTGCTAACCCTAAACATGCCGTTACTAAAGAATTGCTTGGCATCAAAAACGAGCATGGGGATCAAAGATCGCAAGACATTTATCGCATCGTGTTTTTAGGGGAGCATTTAGACGAGCCGATCATTTCTAATTTGATCAAGCGTTTTAAAATAGATGTGAGTATCATTTCAGGCAATATTGAAGAGCTTACGACTAAAGATATAGGGTATTTAGTGGTGCGGTTTTTAGGCAGCACTACAGAGACTCAAAGGGCTTTAGAGTATTTGAACGCTTTAGGCTTACAAGTGGAAAAATTAAAGGATTAA
- a CDS encoding peroxiredoxin translates to MLVTKLAPDFKAPAVLGNNEVDEHFELSKNLGKNGVILFFWPKDFTFVCPTEIIAFDKRVKDFHEKGFNVIGVSIDSEQVHFAWKNTPVEKGGVGQVSFPMVADITKSISRDYDVLFEEAIALRGAFLIDKNMKVRHAVINDLPLGRNADEMLRMVDALLHFEEHGEVCPAGWRKGDKGMKATHKGVAEYLKENSINL, encoded by the coding sequence ATGTTAGTTACAAAACTTGCCCCCGATTTTAAAGCACCTGCCGTTTTAGGAAACAATGAGGTTGATGAACACTTTGAGCTTTCTAAAAATTTAGGCAAGAATGGTGTGATCCTTTTCTTTTGGCCAAAAGATTTTACTTTTGTATGCCCTACAGAAATCATTGCGTTTGACAAAAGAGTGAAAGACTTCCACGAAAAAGGCTTTAATGTGATTGGCGTGTCTATTGACAGCGAGCAAGTGCATTTCGCATGGAAAAACACCCCTGTGGAAAAAGGCGGTGTCGGTCAAGTGTCTTTCCCTATGGTGGCTGATATTACTAAGAGCATTTCTAGAGATTATGATGTGCTGTTTGAAGAAGCGATCGCTTTGAGAGGTGCTTTTTTGATTGACAAAAACATGAAAGTAAGACACGCAGTGATCAATGACTTGCCATTAGGTAGGAATGCAGACGAGATGCTTCGCATGGTAGACGCTCTCTTACACTTTGAAGAACATGGTGAAGTGTGCCCAGCAGGCTGGAGAAAAGGCGATAAAGGCATGAAAGCTACCCATAAAGGCGTTGCAGAATATCTTAAAGAAAATTCCATTAACCTTTAA
- the ribE gene encoding riboflavin synthase: MFSGLIHQIAKVKSFQNNILSIESDLNPKLGDSIAINGACLTAIESSKTHFSVELSQKTQNSVALENYKDLVHIEPALKADASLDGHFVQGHIDAIGVIETIIHHSNQVDFFISASKETLLLCVEQGSIAIDGVSLTLSKVEEKGFWLTIIPYTLENTLFKTYKLKRRVNIETDMLVRSVASILKKTKGFEKNFSWNDADALTLGY, from the coding sequence ATGTTCAGCGGCCTAATCCATCAAATAGCTAAAGTAAAAAGTTTCCAAAACAATATTTTAAGCATAGAGAGCGATCTCAATCCCAAGCTTGGCGATAGCATTGCGATCAATGGGGCGTGTTTGACCGCCATAGAAAGTTCAAAAACGCATTTTAGCGTGGAATTGAGCCAAAAAACCCAAAACAGCGTAGCGTTAGAAAACTACAAGGATTTAGTCCATATTGAGCCAGCCCTAAAAGCCGATGCGAGTTTGGACGGGCATTTTGTGCAAGGGCATATTGACGCTATCGGGGTAATTGAAACAATCATTCATCATTCTAATCAAGTGGATTTTTTCATCAGCGCTTCTAAAGAAACGCTTTTATTGTGCGTTGAACAAGGCTCTATCGCCATTGATGGGGTGAGTTTGACTTTAAGCAAGGTGGAAGAAAAGGGGTTTTGGCTAACGATTATCCCTTACACTTTAGAAAACACCCTTTTTAAGACTTATAAACTCAAACGGCGCGTGAATATTGAAACGGACATGCTGGTTCGTAGCGTTGCGTCTATTTTGAAAAAAACAAAAGGGTTTGAAAAAAATTTCTCTTGGAATGACGCTGACGCTTTGACTTTAGGGTATTAG
- a CDS encoding lytic transglycosylase domain-containing protein, translating to MPKRMKCFSQKWLVFFVTHWLLLASLGHAKMAFESNIDTKALEAFGVNAGFLSQMPNALKKMNKEEEWKKLVKRFDVNYQFIPIIKNMLIEASVPQEFLFLAMAESKFSSRAYSRKKAVGIWQFMPSTAKELGLKVNHYIDERRDPIKSTKAAITYLKRLYKQTGEWYLVAMAYNYGLRKVQNAIKVAGTSDIKILLDEDKKYLPKETREYIRSILSLALKFNSLDNLKDKEYLLNRGARVSLVGVPFKRHTSLVQVAKNLNLSLETLKSYNHQFRYNILPSKDPTYTIYIPYEKLALFKQRQLKQNKNIQASPKSPFITHVVLPKETLSSIAKRYQVSISSIQLANNLKDSNIFIHQRLIIPTNKKLLATREF from the coding sequence ATGCCAAAAAGAATGAAGTGTTTTAGTCAAAAATGGTTGGTTTTTTTTGTTACCCATTGGCTTTTATTGGCTTCTTTAGGCCATGCGAAAATGGCTTTTGAATCCAATATTGACACCAAAGCGTTAGAGGCTTTTGGGGTTAATGCGGGCTTTTTATCCCAAATGCCAAACGCTTTAAAAAAAATGAACAAAGAAGAAGAATGGAAAAAGTTAGTCAAAAGATTTGATGTGAATTACCAGTTCATCCCCATCATTAAAAACATGCTAATAGAAGCGAGCGTGCCACAAGAATTTTTATTTTTAGCCATGGCAGAGTCTAAATTTTCATCAAGGGCTTATAGCAGGAAAAAAGCGGTAGGGATTTGGCAATTCATGCCAAGCACGGCTAAAGAATTAGGGCTTAAAGTCAATCATTACATTGATGAAAGAAGAGATCCCATTAAAAGCACTAAAGCGGCGATCACTTATTTGAAACGGCTCTACAAGCAAACCGGGGAGTGGTATTTGGTCGCTATGGCGTATAATTACGGCTTACGCAAGGTTCAAAACGCTATTAAAGTCGCCGGCACTTCGGACATTAAGATTTTGTTAGATGAAGATAAAAAGTATCTCCCTAAAGAGACACGAGAGTATATCCGCTCCATTCTAAGCCTAGCGTTAAAATTCAACAGCCTAGACAACCTCAAAGATAAAGAATATCTGCTCAATCGTGGGGCGAGGGTGAGTTTAGTGGGCGTTCCGTTTAAAAGGCACACTTCTTTAGTCCAAGTGGCCAAAAATTTAAACTTGAGTTTAGAAACCTTAAAATCCTACAACCACCAATTCCGTTATAACATTCTGCCTTCTAAAGACCCCACCTACACCATTTATATCCCTTATGAAAAACTCGCCCTTTTCAAACAACGCCAACTCAAACAAAATAAAAACATTCAAGCCAGTCCAAAAAGCCCTTTTATCACCCATGTGGTCTTGCCTAAAGAAACCTTATCTTCTATCGCTAAACGCTATCAAGTCAGCATTTCTAGTATCCAATTAGCCAATAACCTCAAAGATTCTAATATTTTTATCCACCAGCGCTTGATCATCCCTACCAATAAGAAATTACTCGCTACAAGGGAATTTTAA
- a CDS encoding methionine ABC transporter permease, with protein MISQMLIQATLETLYMVFVASFLAVVFGLPLGVLLLVSKKGHLLNKPLLHKILDTSINMTRSFPFIILIILLLPLSRFLIGTSIGSSASIIPLAISAIPFVAKLFENSLMEVEHGKIETTLSLGASNLEVVKMMLLESLPSLANNITITLISLIGYSAMAGALGAGGLGDLAIRIGYQSYRGDVLFYAVVVIIVLVQIIQSVGDYVVKRLRKHKY; from the coding sequence ATGATTTCTCAAATGCTCATTCAAGCCACGCTAGAAACGCTTTATATGGTGTTTGTGGCGAGCTTTTTGGCGGTTGTTTTTGGCTTACCTTTGGGGGTTTTATTGTTAGTGAGTAAAAAAGGGCATTTGTTAAACAAACCCCTTTTGCATAAAATTTTAGACACTTCTATCAACATGACTCGCTCTTTCCCTTTTATCATCCTCATTATTTTGCTCCTGCCTTTATCGCGCTTTTTGATTGGCACAAGCATTGGCTCTAGCGCAAGCATTATCCCGCTAGCCATTTCAGCCATTCCTTTTGTTGCAAAGCTTTTTGAAAATTCTTTAATGGAAGTAGAGCATGGCAAGATTGAAACCACTTTAAGTTTGGGAGCGTCTAATTTGGAAGTCGTTAAAATGATGCTTTTAGAGAGCCTGCCCTCTTTAGCGAATAATATCACCATCACCTTAATTTCTTTAATAGGCTATTCGGCTATGGCAGGAGCGTTAGGGGCTGGGGGCTTGGGGGATTTAGCCATTAGGATTGGCTATCAAAGTTATAGGGGCGATGTGCTTTTTTATGCGGTGGTTGTGATTATTGTTTTAGTGCAAATCATTCAAAGCGTGGGGGATTATGTGGTGAAACGCCTAAGAAAGCATAAGTATTAG
- the yihA gene encoding ribosome biogenesis GTP-binding protein YihA/YsxC, giving the protein MIAIKDAHFLTSSSQLSQCPASLTSEMVILGRSNVGKSSFINTLLGKNLAKSSATPGKTRLANFFSTTWEDKENALKATFNVIDLPGFGYAKVSKSLKKEWEGFLWELLSVRVSIKLFIHLVDARHLNLEIDKNAKENIQALLRPDQAYLSLFTKFDKLNKNEQHRLFLNAPKPFLINSAHFNALSSKYPTLEIVRQTLLKYLLTNPL; this is encoded by the coding sequence ATGATCGCCATTAAAGACGCTCATTTCCTCACTTCTTCTAGCCAACTTTCGCAATGCCCTGCGAGCTTGACTTCTGAAATGGTCATTTTAGGGCGCAGCAATGTCGGTAAAAGCTCGTTTATTAATACCTTGTTAGGAAAAAATCTCGCTAAAAGTTCAGCAACGCCTGGAAAAACCCGTTTAGCGAATTTTTTTTCCACCACTTGGGAAGATAAAGAAAACGCCTTAAAGGCCACCTTTAATGTGATTGATTTGCCCGGGTTTGGCTACGCTAAAGTTTCTAAAAGCTTGAAAAAAGAATGGGAGGGGTTTTTATGGGAATTGTTGAGCGTTAGGGTTTCTATCAAACTTTTTATCCATTTAGTGGATGCGCGCCATTTGAATTTAGAAATTGACAAAAACGCTAAAGAAAACATTCAAGCCCTTTTAAGGCCCGATCAAGCCTACCTTTCTCTTTTTACGAAATTTGACAAGTTGAATAAAAACGAGCAACACCGCCTTTTTTTAAACGCTCCTAAACCTTTTTTAATCAATAGCGCCCATTTTAACGCTCTCTCTTCAAAATACCCAACCCTTGAAATAGTGCGCCAAACCCTTTTGAAATACTTGCTCACTAACCCTTTATAA
- a CDS encoding MetQ/NlpA family ABC transporter substrate-binding protein — MNIFKRIISVGVIALGLFNLLDAKHHKEKKEKHEITRELKVGANPVPHAQILQSVVDDLKEKGIKLVIVSFTDYVLPNLALNDGSLDANYFQHRPYLDRFNLDRKMHLIGLANIHVEPLRFYSQKITDIKNLKKGSVIAVPNDPSNQGRALILLHKQGIIALKDPSNLYATEFDIVKNPYNIKIKPLEAALLPKVLGDVDGAIVTGNYALQAKLTGALFSEDKDSPYANLIAAREDNAQDEAIKALIEALQSEKTRKFILDTYKGAIIPAF; from the coding sequence ATGAATATATTCAAGCGTATTATTAGTGTAGGGGTAATTGCTTTAGGTTTGTTTAATCTCTTAGACGCCAAACACCACAAAGAAAAAAAAGAAAAGCATGAAATCACTCGTGAGCTTAAAGTGGGCGCTAATCCTGTGCCGCATGCGCAAATCTTGCAATCAGTCGTGGATGATTTGAAGGAGAAAGGGATCAAATTAGTGATCGTGTCTTTTACGGATTATGTGTTGCCTAATTTAGCGCTCAATGACGGCTCTTTAGACGCGAATTACTTCCAGCACCGCCCTTATTTGGATCGGTTTAATTTGGACAGAAAAATGCATCTCATCGGTTTGGCCAATATCCATGTGGAGCCTTTGAGATTTTATTCTCAAAAAATCACGGACATTAAAAACCTTAAAAAAGGCTCAGTGATTGCCGTGCCAAACGATCCGAGCAATCAAGGCAGGGCGTTGATTTTACTGCATAAACAAGGGATTATCGCTCTCAAAGACCCAAGCAATCTATACGCTACGGAGTTTGATATTGTCAAAAATCCTTACAATATCAAAATCAAGCCTTTAGAAGCCGCATTGTTGCCTAAAGTTTTAGGGGATGTGGATGGGGCTATTGTAACAGGGAATTATGCCTTGCAAGCAAAACTCACCGGAGCCTTATTTTCAGAAGACAAGGACTCGCCTTATGCCAATCTAATAGCCGCTCGTGAGGATAACGCGCAAGATGAAGCCATAAAAGCGCTGATTGAAGCCTTACAAAGCGAAAAGACCAGGAAATTTATTTTGGATACCTATAAGGGAGCGATTATCCCGGCTTTTTAA